Proteins co-encoded in one Aethina tumida isolate Nest 87 chromosome 7, icAetTumi1.1, whole genome shotgun sequence genomic window:
- the LOC109599013 gene encoding protein tumorous imaginal discs, mitochondrial-like isoform X1 translates to MATARNLIGLLSTKNLNVFVSSQVGKTPSRFLHQCVQCNSIGVVNVHITNRIQSKVTNVDKRSFHFTNAVNAARKDYYDILGVSRNSSTSDIKKAYYKLAKKYHPDVNKEPEAQKKFQEVSEAYEILGDDSKRKQYDTWGSTAEQMGGMGAGPGPGPHGPQGFSQSWEYQSTIDPEELFRKIFGEAGFGNKSPFEDFSESNYGFGEAQEVVLRVTFSQAARGTNKDININVVDNCPKCRGSRCEPGTNATRCNFCNGTGMESVTRGPFIMRSTCRYCQGSRMYIKHKCTECAGKGQTVQRKKISVPVPAGIEDGQTVRMSVGNKELFVTFRVDKSDYFKRDGADVHTEADISVSQALLGGTIRIQGLYEDHTLQIMPGTSSHTRIRLSGKGMKKVNGHGHGDHYVTFKVVIPKHLNEKQKALAQAYAELEKDTPGTILGITLKNDGNKISITEGELLKAIKLVLEGRKNVDNKANKGKKDDEMSDTEHETEMKQKN, encoded by the exons ATGGCTACTgcaagaaatttaattggacTGTTAAGTACGAAGAACCTGAACGTGTTCGTGTCATCGCAGGTCGGCAAAACGCCGTCCCGATTCCTGCACCAGTGCGTTCAGTGCAACAGCATCGGAGTCGTCAACGTTCACATAACTAACCGCATCCAAAGTA AAGTCACCAACGTAGATAAAAGGAGTTTCCATTTTACGAACGCAGTGAACGCCGCACGGAAGGATTACTACGACATATTGGGGGTCAGCAGAAATTCGTCGACGTCCGACATCAAAAAAGCATACTACAAATTAGCCAAAAAGTACCATCCTGATGTAAACAAAGAGCCCGAAGCCCAGAAAAAGTTCCAGGAAGTCTCAGAAGCCTATGAA ATTTTGGGGGATGACTCCAAACGCAAACAATATGACACCTGGGGCTCAACAGCAGAGCAGATGGGCGGAATGGGTGCGGGACCAGGTCCTGGGCCCCACGGACCGCAGGGCTTCAGTCAGTCTTGGGAGTATCAGTCAACCATTGATCCTGAGGAATTGTTCAGGAAGATTTTTGGGGAAGCTGGATTTGGCAACAAGTCTCCATTTGAGGACTTCTCTGAATCCAACTATGGGTTTGGAGAGGCTCAAgag GTTGTTTTACGGGTGACATTCAGTCAGGCAGCTCGCGGCACGAATAAAGACATCAACATCAACGTGGTGGACAACTGTCCGAAATGTAGGGGCTCGCGGTGCGAGCCCGGAACGAACGCGACCCGTTGCAACTTCTGCAACGGCACCGGAATGGAGAGCGTAACCAGAGGGCCGTTCATCATGCGCTCCACCTGCCGCTACTGTCAG GGTTCGAGGATGTATATAAAGCACAAGTGTACTGAATGTGCCGGCAAGGGTCAGACGGTGCAAAGAAAAAAGATTTCGGTGCCGGTGCCAGCGGGTATAGAGGACGGACAGACCGTTAGGATGTCGGTGGGCAACAAGGAACTGTTCGTCACCTTCCGCGTCGACAAGTCCGACTATTTCAAGCGTGATGGTGCTGACGTACATACCGAGGCCGACATATCCGTGTCCCAAGCCCTTTTGGGAGGCACCATCCGGATACAGGGGCTCTATGAGGACCACACCCTACAG ATTATGCCAGGAACTTCATCTCACACAAGGATAAGATTAAGTGGTAAGGGCATGAAGAAAGTAAATGGTCACGGGCACGGGGACCATTACGTTACGTTTAAAGTAGTGATACCAAAGCACCTGAACGAGAAACAAAAAGCTTTGGCGCAGGCCTACGCTGAACTGGAGAAGGACACGCCGGGCACGATTTTAGGAATTACGCTTAAAAATGACG gTAATAAGATAAGTATAACAGAGGGGGAACTGTTAAAGGCAATCAAACTAGTATTGGAAGGTAGGAAAAATGTAGACAATAAGGCAAATAAGGGCAAGAAAGATGATGAGATGAGTGATACAGAACATGAAAcagaaatgaaacagaaaaattga
- the LOC109599013 gene encoding protein tumorous imaginal discs, mitochondrial-like isoform X2, with the protein MATARNLIGLLSTKNLNVFVSSQVGKTPSRFLHQCVQCNSIGVVNVHITNRIQSKVTNVDKRSFHFTNAVNAARKDYYDILGVSRNSSTSDIKKAYYKLAKKYHPDVNKEPEAQKKFQEVSEAYEILGDDSKRKQYDTWGSTAEQMGGMGAGPGPGPHGPQGFSQSWEYQSTIDPEELFRKIFGEAGFGNKSPFEDFSESNYGFGEAQEVVLRVTFSQAARGTNKDININVVDNCPKCRGSRCEPGTNATRCNFCNGTGMESVTRGPFIMRSTCRYCQGSRMYIKHKCTECAGKGQTVQRKKISVPVPAGIEDGQTVRMSVGNKELFVTFRVDKSDYFKRDGADVHTEADISVSQALLGGTIRIQGLYEDHTLQIMPGTSSHTRIRLSGKGMKKVNGHGHGDHYVTFKVVIPKHLNEKQKALAQAYAELEKDTPGTILGITLKNDGQKEDMPFAGSEEKAQSKHSEEKVGLLSKIKNALFG; encoded by the exons ATGGCTACTgcaagaaatttaattggacTGTTAAGTACGAAGAACCTGAACGTGTTCGTGTCATCGCAGGTCGGCAAAACGCCGTCCCGATTCCTGCACCAGTGCGTTCAGTGCAACAGCATCGGAGTCGTCAACGTTCACATAACTAACCGCATCCAAAGTA AAGTCACCAACGTAGATAAAAGGAGTTTCCATTTTACGAACGCAGTGAACGCCGCACGGAAGGATTACTACGACATATTGGGGGTCAGCAGAAATTCGTCGACGTCCGACATCAAAAAAGCATACTACAAATTAGCCAAAAAGTACCATCCTGATGTAAACAAAGAGCCCGAAGCCCAGAAAAAGTTCCAGGAAGTCTCAGAAGCCTATGAA ATTTTGGGGGATGACTCCAAACGCAAACAATATGACACCTGGGGCTCAACAGCAGAGCAGATGGGCGGAATGGGTGCGGGACCAGGTCCTGGGCCCCACGGACCGCAGGGCTTCAGTCAGTCTTGGGAGTATCAGTCAACCATTGATCCTGAGGAATTGTTCAGGAAGATTTTTGGGGAAGCTGGATTTGGCAACAAGTCTCCATTTGAGGACTTCTCTGAATCCAACTATGGGTTTGGAGAGGCTCAAgag GTTGTTTTACGGGTGACATTCAGTCAGGCAGCTCGCGGCACGAATAAAGACATCAACATCAACGTGGTGGACAACTGTCCGAAATGTAGGGGCTCGCGGTGCGAGCCCGGAACGAACGCGACCCGTTGCAACTTCTGCAACGGCACCGGAATGGAGAGCGTAACCAGAGGGCCGTTCATCATGCGCTCCACCTGCCGCTACTGTCAG GGTTCGAGGATGTATATAAAGCACAAGTGTACTGAATGTGCCGGCAAGGGTCAGACGGTGCAAAGAAAAAAGATTTCGGTGCCGGTGCCAGCGGGTATAGAGGACGGACAGACCGTTAGGATGTCGGTGGGCAACAAGGAACTGTTCGTCACCTTCCGCGTCGACAAGTCCGACTATTTCAAGCGTGATGGTGCTGACGTACATACCGAGGCCGACATATCCGTGTCCCAAGCCCTTTTGGGAGGCACCATCCGGATACAGGGGCTCTATGAGGACCACACCCTACAG ATTATGCCAGGAACTTCATCTCACACAAGGATAAGATTAAGTGGTAAGGGCATGAAGAAAGTAAATGGTCACGGGCACGGGGACCATTACGTTACGTTTAAAGTAGTGATACCAAAGCACCTGAACGAGAAACAAAAAGCTTTGGCGCAGGCCTACGCTGAACTGGAGAAGGACACGCCGGGCACGATTTTAGGAATTACGCTTAAAAATGACG GGCAAAAAGAGGACATGCCGTTCGCGGGTTCCGAGGAAAAAGCCCAATCGAAACATTCTGAGGAAAAAGTTGGactattatctaaaataaaaaacgcaTTGTTTGGTTAA
- the LOC109599014 gene encoding uncharacterized protein LOC109599014 isoform X1, whose amino-acid sequence MYEAVTDHCGITIAGRNGCGECENYKLSTSYEEEESVRSVAPEKPPRRNRLTRQRSRHNANEVVAKFSMKSCGNVADSCVTIDQINLENGFSRSKLVERSAQTSHLIPYRLRFWPRLKSNVKLGPSESSCTKLRLICLCRVVSQWLLSQVGLTLILFIWALVGAYGFLITEGPREQQQSDDIIRIQDEIALELTDQLEKSTHTNWPEVMHKYMDKHKKLLLEAVSAGYGEGGEGRIWTYPGCILFSVSLLTTLGFGAPVPRTPQGRGAAILFAAVGIPLHFLLILNMGNLMAIKLQKLAFKGNPSDLPQPNAPLWLKWFPVVVITLYYFLGVIFFGFVRQRDAIDSFMFPLDFTAVGGVASVAGHVRVLYALYLEVAVTLAAIIVSLIQASTTRGIVDLCLRLGLLTNT is encoded by the exons ATGTACGAAGCGGTGACCGACCATTGTGGCATTACGATAGCGGGCCGCAACGGTTGCGGAGAGTGCGAAAATTACAAGTTGAGCACCAGCTACGAGGAGGAGGAATCGGTGAGATCAGTTGCGCCGGAAAAACCGCCGAGAAGAAACCGATTGACGAGACAACGGTCCAGACACAATGCTAATGAAG TCGTCGCGAAGTTTAGTATGAAAAGTTGCGGCAACGTGGCCGACAGCTGCGTTACCATTGACCAAATCAACCTGGAGAACGGATTCAGCCGCAGCAAACTGGTGGAGCGGTCGGCGCAAACCAGCCACCTCATCCCCTACAGGCTTCGATTTTGGCCCAGGCTCAAGTCGAACGTCAAGCTAGGACCGTCGGAGAGTAGCTGCACGAAACTAAGGCTAATATGCTTGTGCAGGGTGGTGAGTCAGTGGCTACTGTCGCAGGTCGGGCTCACGCTCATACTTTTCATATGGGCTCTGGTCGGGGCTTACggatttttaattacagaag gaCCAAGAGAGCAGCAACAATCCGATGACATAATACGAATCCAAGACGAAATAGCATTGGAACTGACTGACCAGCTGGAAAAATCAACGCACACAAACTGGCCTGAGGTAATGCACAAGTACATggataaacacaaaaaattgcTTCTGGAAGCTGTCAGTGCTGGCTACGGCGAAGGCGGTGAGGGAAGAATATGGACCTATCCCGGCTGCATCCTATTTTCCGTCTCTCTACTCACCACTCTGG GCTTTGGAGCGCCAGTGCCCCGTACACCACAGGGCCGCGGAGCCGCCATACTGTTCGCCGCCGTGGGCATACCCCTTCACTTCCTGCTAATCCTCAACATGGGCAACCTCATGGCCATCAAACTCCAAAAGCTGGCGTTCAAAGGCAACCCCTCCGACCTCCCACAGCCCAACGCGCCGCTGTGGCTGAAGTGGTTCCCGGTGGTGGTCATCACCCTCTACTACTTCCTGGGCGTCATTTTCTTCGGTTTCGTGCGACAGCGTGACGCCATCGATAGCTTCATGTTCCCACTGGATTTCACGGCGGTGGGAGGCGTGGCCAGTGTGGCGGGTCATGTGAGGGTGTTGTACGCCCTATATTTGGAGGTGGCGGTCACACTGGCGGCGATAATAGTCTCCCTGATACAAGCTTCCACCACCAGAGGTATAGTCGACCTCTGTCTGAGGTTGGGCTTACTCACAAACACCTGA
- the LOC109599014 gene encoding potassium channel subfamily K member 2 isoform X2 — translation MKKYAENNLMNQNKKSLVAKFSMKSCGNVADSCVTIDQINLENGFSRSKLVERSAQTSHLIPYRLRFWPRLKSNVKLGPSESSCTKLRLICLCRVVSQWLLSQVGLTLILFIWALVGAYGFLITEGPREQQQSDDIIRIQDEIALELTDQLEKSTHTNWPEVMHKYMDKHKKLLLEAVSAGYGEGGEGRIWTYPGCILFSVSLLTTLGFGAPVPRTPQGRGAAILFAAVGIPLHFLLILNMGNLMAIKLQKLAFKGNPSDLPQPNAPLWLKWFPVVVITLYYFLGVIFFGFVRQRDAIDSFMFPLDFTAVGGVASVAGHVRVLYALYLEVAVTLAAIIVSLIQASTTRGIVDLCLRLGLLTNT, via the exons ATGAAAAAGTATGCTGAAAACAATTTGatgaatcaaaataaaaaaagcc TCGTCGCGAAGTTTAGTATGAAAAGTTGCGGCAACGTGGCCGACAGCTGCGTTACCATTGACCAAATCAACCTGGAGAACGGATTCAGCCGCAGCAAACTGGTGGAGCGGTCGGCGCAAACCAGCCACCTCATCCCCTACAGGCTTCGATTTTGGCCCAGGCTCAAGTCGAACGTCAAGCTAGGACCGTCGGAGAGTAGCTGCACGAAACTAAGGCTAATATGCTTGTGCAGGGTGGTGAGTCAGTGGCTACTGTCGCAGGTCGGGCTCACGCTCATACTTTTCATATGGGCTCTGGTCGGGGCTTACggatttttaattacagaag gaCCAAGAGAGCAGCAACAATCCGATGACATAATACGAATCCAAGACGAAATAGCATTGGAACTGACTGACCAGCTGGAAAAATCAACGCACACAAACTGGCCTGAGGTAATGCACAAGTACATggataaacacaaaaaattgcTTCTGGAAGCTGTCAGTGCTGGCTACGGCGAAGGCGGTGAGGGAAGAATATGGACCTATCCCGGCTGCATCCTATTTTCCGTCTCTCTACTCACCACTCTGG GCTTTGGAGCGCCAGTGCCCCGTACACCACAGGGCCGCGGAGCCGCCATACTGTTCGCCGCCGTGGGCATACCCCTTCACTTCCTGCTAATCCTCAACATGGGCAACCTCATGGCCATCAAACTCCAAAAGCTGGCGTTCAAAGGCAACCCCTCCGACCTCCCACAGCCCAACGCGCCGCTGTGGCTGAAGTGGTTCCCGGTGGTGGTCATCACCCTCTACTACTTCCTGGGCGTCATTTTCTTCGGTTTCGTGCGACAGCGTGACGCCATCGATAGCTTCATGTTCCCACTGGATTTCACGGCGGTGGGAGGCGTGGCCAGTGTGGCGGGTCATGTGAGGGTGTTGTACGCCCTATATTTGGAGGTGGCGGTCACACTGGCGGCGATAATAGTCTCCCTGATACAAGCTTCCACCACCAGAGGTATAGTCGACCTCTGTCTGAGGTTGGGCTTACTCACAAACACCTGA
- the LOC109599014 gene encoding potassium channel subfamily K member 2 isoform X3 — translation MKSCGNVADSCVTIDQINLENGFSRSKLVERSAQTSHLIPYRLRFWPRLKSNVKLGPSESSCTKLRLICLCRVVSQWLLSQVGLTLILFIWALVGAYGFLITEGPREQQQSDDIIRIQDEIALELTDQLEKSTHTNWPEVMHKYMDKHKKLLLEAVSAGYGEGGEGRIWTYPGCILFSVSLLTTLGFGAPVPRTPQGRGAAILFAAVGIPLHFLLILNMGNLMAIKLQKLAFKGNPSDLPQPNAPLWLKWFPVVVITLYYFLGVIFFGFVRQRDAIDSFMFPLDFTAVGGVASVAGHVRVLYALYLEVAVTLAAIIVSLIQASTTRGIVDLCLRLGLLTNT, via the exons ATGAAAAGTTGCGGCAACGTGGCCGACAGCTGCGTTACCATTGACCAAATCAACCTGGAGAACGGATTCAGCCGCAGCAAACTGGTGGAGCGGTCGGCGCAAACCAGCCACCTCATCCCCTACAGGCTTCGATTTTGGCCCAGGCTCAAGTCGAACGTCAAGCTAGGACCGTCGGAGAGTAGCTGCACGAAACTAAGGCTAATATGCTTGTGCAGGGTGGTGAGTCAGTGGCTACTGTCGCAGGTCGGGCTCACGCTCATACTTTTCATATGGGCTCTGGTCGGGGCTTACggatttttaattacagaag gaCCAAGAGAGCAGCAACAATCCGATGACATAATACGAATCCAAGACGAAATAGCATTGGAACTGACTGACCAGCTGGAAAAATCAACGCACACAAACTGGCCTGAGGTAATGCACAAGTACATggataaacacaaaaaattgcTTCTGGAAGCTGTCAGTGCTGGCTACGGCGAAGGCGGTGAGGGAAGAATATGGACCTATCCCGGCTGCATCCTATTTTCCGTCTCTCTACTCACCACTCTGG GCTTTGGAGCGCCAGTGCCCCGTACACCACAGGGCCGCGGAGCCGCCATACTGTTCGCCGCCGTGGGCATACCCCTTCACTTCCTGCTAATCCTCAACATGGGCAACCTCATGGCCATCAAACTCCAAAAGCTGGCGTTCAAAGGCAACCCCTCCGACCTCCCACAGCCCAACGCGCCGCTGTGGCTGAAGTGGTTCCCGGTGGTGGTCATCACCCTCTACTACTTCCTGGGCGTCATTTTCTTCGGTTTCGTGCGACAGCGTGACGCCATCGATAGCTTCATGTTCCCACTGGATTTCACGGCGGTGGGAGGCGTGGCCAGTGTGGCGGGTCATGTGAGGGTGTTGTACGCCCTATATTTGGAGGTGGCGGTCACACTGGCGGCGATAATAGTCTCCCTGATACAAGCTTCCACCACCAGAGGTATAGTCGACCTCTGTCTGAGGTTGGGCTTACTCACAAACACCTGA
- the LOC109599010 gene encoding uncharacterized protein LOC109599010 — MKHTQLVLFCCLIVCVLDANAIVESIFNAAHRVKCGTYDVINKVSFHRINIEVDNCKDIVNEKKDKLIDEMFVDAKTEQPEILHTTVKQDSSKPLPKLENKNIVDVSPNCPPGHQADGGVCREVM, encoded by the exons ATGAAGCACACACAACTAGTTTTGTTCTGTTGTTTGATTGTTTGTGTTTTAGATGCAAATGCAATTgttgaatcaatatttaatgctGCTCATAGGGTTAAATGTGGTACATATGACGTGATTAATAAGGTTAGTTTTcatcgtataaatattgagGTGGATAACTGCAAAGACATTGTAAATGAGAAGAAAg ataaacttATAGACGAGATGTTTGTTGATGCCAAAACAGAACAACCAGAAATATTACACACAACCGTAAAACAAGATTCTAGTAAACCTCTACCTaaacttgaaaataaaaacattgttgATGTTAGTCCTAATTGTCCACCAGGACATCAAGCTGATGGAGGAGTTTGTAGAGAAGTtatgtga
- the LOC109598976 gene encoding odorant receptor 4-like isoform X2 — translation MHGYHANFFETIVLTLKLFGIWVPNNLSNFKEKLYHFYMCTFLGIAWLYFISEIIIIKDTHKSLFDLISNIGLLITHVVGVIKFSTLFFRRKKIEEMMQILQSNRFKYESVGDFKPSDMFNESKEISSKHTWCLFVVYGLVGISAHFSGLINMGGISSDEVINCSDYVAYYSYFPFNMDSIGKCHILFFLMDVPLIIFALYIAAFDSLFGTLANCLKCQLLIVCKAFTSIRERVLTKLNLPQDFQIFRDEQHPMLEQALFEEMKRCTVHLSYLIRVHTGIEEIFTYVILTQSIVSLIVFATCLYVGSSVPLMSPEFFSHMEYFVAVFMQFTTYCWYGSEIIFAGHSVGPSIFNSDWTSTSERFKKAMILNIIRMRNGLHFSIGKFTPLTVATLITVLRGSFSYFAVFKSME, via the exons ATGCACGGTTACCACGCGAACTTTTTCGAAACCATCGTCCTGACTCTGAAATTATTTGGGATATGGGTTCCcaacaatttatcaaattttaaagaaaaactgTACCATTTTTACATGTGTACATTTTTGGGTATTGCATGGTTGTACTTCATCtctgaaataattatcatCAAAGACACCCACAAGAGTCTATTCGATCTGATCTCCAACATAGGATTGCTGATAACTCATGTCGTGGGTGTCATCAAGTTTTCTACGTTATTTTTTAGAAGGAAGAagattgaagaaatgatgcaGATTTTGCAAAGTAACCGTTTTAAATACGAATCCGTCGGTGACTTCAAACCGTCCGACATGTTCAACGAAAGCAAGGAAATATCTTCGAAACATACTTGGTGCTTGTTTGTTGTTTACGGACTGGTCGGCATATCCGCACATTTTTCTGGCCTCATTAACATGGGAGGCATATCTTCTGATGAAGTTATCAATTGTAGTGACTATGTGGCTTATTACAGTTACTTTCCTTTTAATATGGATAGTATTGGAAAGTGTCacatattgtttttcttaatGGATGTTCCCCTTATTATTTTTGCTCTTTATATTGCag CTTTCGATTCTTTGTTTGGAACACTTGCAAATTGTCTTAAATGTCAACTTTTGATAGTCTGTAAAGCGTTTACTTCTATCAGAGAAagagttttaacaaaattaaacctaCCACaggattttcaaattttcagagACGAACAACACCCAATGTTAGAACAAGCTTTGTTTGAAGAGATGAAACGCTGTACCGTACATTTAAGTTACTTAATACG tgTTCATACAGGTATAGAAGAAATCTTCACATATGTCATCCTAACGCAGTCCATTGTGTCATTAATAGTATTTGCCACATGTTTATACGTGGGTTCTTCA GTACCACTTATGTCCCCAGAATTTTTCTCTCACATGGAATATTTTGTGGCAGTTTTCATGCAATTTACCACTTACTGTTGGTACGGCAGTGAAATCATTTTTGCT GGACATAGTGTGGGTCCATCCATTTTCAATTCCGACTGGACCAGCACCAGCGAAAGATTCAAAAAGGCAATGATACTGAACATTATAAGGATGAGAAATGGGTTACATTTTTCCATTGGTAAATTCACACCTCTGACCGTCGCAACTTTAATAACG GTTTTACGAGGCTCCTTTTCATACTTTGCTGTTTTCAAAAGTATGGAATGA
- the LOC109598976 gene encoding odorant receptor 4-like isoform X1, with product MHGYHANFFETIVLTLKLFGIWVPNNLSNFKEKLYHFYMCTFLGIAWLYFISEIIIIKDTHKSLFDLISNIGLLITHVVGVIKFSTLFFRRKKIEEMMQILQSNRFKYESVGDFKPSDMFNESKEISSKHTWCLFVVYGLVGISAHFSGLINMGGISSDEVINCSDYVAYYSYFPFNMDSIGKCHILFFLMDVPLIIFALYIAAFDSLFGTLANCLKCQLLIVCKAFTSIRERVLTKLNLPQDFQIFRDEQHPMLEQALFEEMKRCTVHLSYLIRSLLYHLVKNTYYFYFYCSVHTGIEEIFTYVILTQSIVSLIVFATCLYVGSSVPLMSPEFFSHMEYFVAVFMQFTTYCWYGSEIIFAGHSVGPSIFNSDWTSTSERFKKAMILNIIRMRNGLHFSIGKFTPLTVATLITVLRGSFSYFAVFKSME from the exons ATGCACGGTTACCACGCGAACTTTTTCGAAACCATCGTCCTGACTCTGAAATTATTTGGGATATGGGTTCCcaacaatttatcaaattttaaagaaaaactgTACCATTTTTACATGTGTACATTTTTGGGTATTGCATGGTTGTACTTCATCtctgaaataattatcatCAAAGACACCCACAAGAGTCTATTCGATCTGATCTCCAACATAGGATTGCTGATAACTCATGTCGTGGGTGTCATCAAGTTTTCTACGTTATTTTTTAGAAGGAAGAagattgaagaaatgatgcaGATTTTGCAAAGTAACCGTTTTAAATACGAATCCGTCGGTGACTTCAAACCGTCCGACATGTTCAACGAAAGCAAGGAAATATCTTCGAAACATACTTGGTGCTTGTTTGTTGTTTACGGACTGGTCGGCATATCCGCACATTTTTCTGGCCTCATTAACATGGGAGGCATATCTTCTGATGAAGTTATCAATTGTAGTGACTATGTGGCTTATTACAGTTACTTTCCTTTTAATATGGATAGTATTGGAAAGTGTCacatattgtttttcttaatGGATGTTCCCCTTATTATTTTTGCTCTTTATATTGCag CTTTCGATTCTTTGTTTGGAACACTTGCAAATTGTCTTAAATGTCAACTTTTGATAGTCTGTAAAGCGTTTACTTCTATCAGAGAAagagttttaacaaaattaaacctaCCACaggattttcaaattttcagagACGAACAACACCCAATGTTAGAACAAGCTTTGTTTGAAGAGATGAAACGCTGTACCGTACATTTAAGTTACTTAATACGGTCTCTATTATACCATCTAGTAAAAaacacttattatttttatttttattgtagtgTTCATACAGGTATAGAAGAAATCTTCACATATGTCATCCTAACGCAGTCCATTGTGTCATTAATAGTATTTGCCACATGTTTATACGTGGGTTCTTCA GTACCACTTATGTCCCCAGAATTTTTCTCTCACATGGAATATTTTGTGGCAGTTTTCATGCAATTTACCACTTACTGTTGGTACGGCAGTGAAATCATTTTTGCT GGACATAGTGTGGGTCCATCCATTTTCAATTCCGACTGGACCAGCACCAGCGAAAGATTCAAAAAGGCAATGATACTGAACATTATAAGGATGAGAAATGGGTTACATTTTTCCATTGGTAAATTCACACCTCTGACCGTCGCAACTTTAATAACG GTTTTACGAGGCTCCTTTTCATACTTTGCTGTTTTCAAAAGTATGGAATGA
- the LOC109598977 gene encoding odorant receptor 4, with product MHGYHKNFFETNFLSFKMFGIWVPNNLSVVQRSLYDLYIVTLLAIAGLYFISEIIVIKDTRKNLFDLLSNIGMLVTHVVGVSKFATMFLKREKIEGMMKKLQSDRFKYESVGDFKPCEIFNASKEVSSKHTWSLICVYGFVGISAHFSALISMRQASSQDYINCNDYVPYYGYVPFTLDTIGKCHFLFFFMDVPLVIFALHIAAFDSLFGAISNCLKCQLLIVSEAFTSIRIRVLTKLKLPETFQTFRDEEHPKLEQAMYDEMKHCTQHLETLISVHQDIEEMFTYVILAQSLVSLVVYATGLYVGSYIPLMSPEFFPRMLYFLAILMQFATYCWYGSEIIYAGSNVGPSIFNCDWTSASQRFKKAMILNIIRMRYGLYFSIGKFTPLTVATLIAVLRGSFSYFAVFKSME from the exons ATGCACGGTTACCACAAGAACTTCTTCGAAACCAACTTTTTGAGTTTCAAAATGTTCGGGATTTGGGTCCCCAACAATTTATCAGTGGTGCAAAGGTCATTGTATGATCTTTACATTGTTACCCTTTTAGCCATTGCTGGGTTATATTTTATCTCCGAAATAATCGTCATCAAAGACACACGCAAGAACTTATTTGATCTGCTCTCCAACATTGGGATGTTGGTCACCCACGTTGTGGGCGTCAGCAAGTTTGCGACCATGTTTTTGAAACGGGAAAAGATCGAGGGGATGATGAAGAAATTGCAAAGCGACAGATTCAAGTACGAGTCAGTCGGTGACTTCAAACCTTGCGAAATTTTTAATGCTAGCAAAGAAGTGTCTTCGAAGCACACTTGGAGCTTGATTTGTGTTTATGGATTCGTCGGGATTTCTGCACACTTTTCTGCGCTTATTAGCATGAGACAGGCCTCTTCTCAAGACTACATTAATTGCAATGATTATGTTCCTTACTACGGTTATGTCCCTTTCACCTTAGATACCATTGGGAAGTGCcatttcttgtttttctttATGGATGTTCCCCTTGTCATCTTTGCCCTTCATATTGcag CATTTGATTCTTTGTTTGGAGCTATTTCAAATTGCCTTAAATGCCAACTTTTGATTGTCTCCGAAGCTTTCACTTCTATCAGAATACGTGTTCTGACAAAGTTAAAGCTACCTGAAACCTTTCAAACCTTCAGAGATGAGGAACATCCAAAATTAGAGCAAGCTATGTATGATGAAATGAAACATTGCACTCAACATTTAGAAACCCTTATAAG tgTCCACCaagatattgaagaaatgttcACGTATGTCATACTAGCCCAATCTCTAGTGTCACTAGTAGTATATGCTACAGGTTTATACGTTGGTTCCTAC ataccACTTATGTCTCCAGAATTTTTTCCTCGAATGTTGTATTTTTTGGCTATTCTCATGCAGTTTGCGACCTATTGTTGGTATGGCagtgaaattatttatgct GGAAGTAATGTGGGCCCATCAATTTTTAACTGTGATTGGACCAGTGCCAGTCAAAGATTCAAGAAGGCAATGATATTGAATATCATAAGAATGAGATATgggttatatttttctattggaAAATTTACCCCTTTGACTGTTGCAACGTTGATAGCC GTTTTACGAGGATCTTTTTCATACTTTGCTGTATTTAAAAGTATGGAGTAG